The Candidatus Manganitrophaceae bacterium sequence ATAGCAATTGATCTCAAGACTTCTACTCCAGCTTTCCATCTTAACCATGCAACATGGCTTGAGAGGAAGGGGTCTTTTGGGGACGCCCGCAGAGAGTATCAATCCTTTCTACGGCTCTCATCCGATGGGATCGGAAGCGGAATAAAACCCGGTCAACACCGTGAAACACTGAACTTGGTCAAGGCACGCCTCGAAGCACTCAAAGGATCTTTACCTTGATTATTCTGGGAATTGAGACCTCGTGTGATGAAACAGCTGTTTCCGTTTTAGAAGAGGGGCATATTATTCGTGCCAACCTAATCTCTTCTCAGATCGACCTGCACAAGAAATATGGCGGAGTGGTCCCTGAACTTGCGAGTCGGAGACACATCGAGGTGGTCGATCCCCTGATTCAGGAAGCCCTCATTCAGTCAGGCTGTACACTCCGCGAAATTGATGCCATTGCCGTTACAGTCGGGCCCGGGTTAATCGGGGCCTTGATGGTCGGAGTTTCAATCGCGAAATCGCTTTCTTACGCCCTCGGCATTCCTCTTCTTCCAATCCACCACTTGGAAGGACATATTTCTGCGGCCTTCATAGAGCACCGTGATGTGGTCTTCCCTTCCGTGGCCCTGATCGTGTCAGGCGGGCACACAAACCTTTATTACATGGCACAAAAAGGAGACTATCGCCTCCTGGGTCATACGGTAGACGACGCAGCGGGGGAGGCCCTGGACAAAGGAGCAAGATTACTGGGATATGGATATCCTGGCGGACCGATTATTGATCGTCTCGCCAGAAAGGGAAATCCGGAGCGCTTCCATTTTCCAGTGCCCTACCGTTCCACAAAACATTTCAATTTTAGCTTCAGTGGAATTAAAACAGCCTTGAGCCAACGGTTTTCCGGGATGATCCGGGAGTCCGAAGGAGATCTATCGCTGATTCAGGACATCGCAGCCGGATACCAGGAATCCGTGGTCGGAAGTCTGGTGGAGAAAACAATCTCCGCAGTTGAAAAGAAGAAGGCTAGAAGCATTATTCTGGGAGGCGGTGTTGCCGCGAACAGCCTCTTAAGGCGACGAATCAGTGAAGAAGCGGCTCGCATGGGGGTCGCGGCCTACATCCCTTCCCCTTTATACTGTACCGACAATGGCGTCATGATCGCCAAGGCGGGGGTCTCACACTATGAGAGAAAAAATTTTGCTTCAATGGACTTAAGCCCTATGACAAATTTTGAATTCTCTCTCTGAACTTGTATTTCAAGAAAATTCCCCTCCCTAAAAGAACCACCCCTTCTTTGATCGCCTTATTCAGAGGTTCCTTCAATGGCCTCCTGCCTGATCAGCCCCCCTAGAAGCCTGTCGGAGAATTTACAATAAGTTAACATTTCCTTAACCATGCTGTGATGGCGGCATGTCAGAATAGTGTCGCTTGACATAACAATTAAGGAACATCTGGATAAGCTATGAATTGATTTTTCAGGACAAAAGTGTCTCGCTTCTGCATTGCAAATCTTAAAAACAGCAGGCTATGGCTTCGCGAAAACCATCCTCTGCGATTTGCACCTTAAATCGAAACCTTTTGTCTTCCGAAAAATCAACCCAGACTTAATCAGAGGTTCCTTAATGTCACCCTCTCCCGATAACAAGTAAGTTTAAAATGAGTTGAGGTCATTCATGAAACATATTTTGAAACATCTTCTCGTGGCGTTTATCCTTTTCATCTTGCTGCCCAACCAGGGGTGGGCGAAGCGCGCCCTGGTCAAGATCGACGGGTCCAGCACGGTCTTTCCCATCACGGAGGCAGTGGCGGAAGATTTTCAGGTGCAAAACCGAAAAATCAGAGTCACCATCGGGGTCTCCGGAACCGGCGGAGGATTTAAAAAATTCTGTAGTGGTGAGGTGGACATTGCAAACGCCTCCCGACCGATCAAGCCATCAGAAGTCAAACTCTGCGCCGGGAACAAGGTTGAATATATTGAACTCCCGGTTGCCTATGACGGGATTGCCATCGTGGTCAACCCCAAAAATCCCTGGGTTGATTTCCTCACGGTCAATGAATTGAAAAAGATATGGGAACCGAAGGCGAAACACAAGGTTACCCGCTGGAATCATGTCCGACCGCATTGGCCGGAAAAAGAGATCCATCTCTACGGTCCCGGGATCGACTCCGGAACCTTTGACTATTTTACAGAGGCGATCGTCGGGGAAAGCGGAGCCAGCCGCGGGGACTTTACGGCAAGTGAAGATGACAACGTCCTCGTCCAGGGAATCTCAACCGACCTGAACGCCCTCGGATTTTTCGGGGTCGCTTATTACGAATACAACAAGGAGCGATTGAAACTAGTCCCGATCGATGACGGGAAAGATGAAAATGGGAAGGGGCCTATCCTGCCCACGTACAACAATATCTTGGAGGGGAACTATCAACCTCTTGCCAGACCCATCTTCATCTACGTCCGCAGTAAATCTGCCGACAGACCGGAGATACAAAAATTCATAGAATTCTATATGACCCAGGGGGCTGATCTTTCAAAAGAGGTGGGCTACATCGCCCTTCCCAATCGGGCCTACGAGCTAGCACACAAACGTTTTAAAGAGCGCATGACCGGCTCCATTTTTGGCGGAAAAGGGGCCCAGATCGGGGTCAAGGTCGAGGACCTCCTGGAAAAGGAAGGGAAGTAGCAAGCTGAACCAGAGACAGCGCCAAAAAATAAAAGAGGCCCTCATTGAGGGAATGCTTTTTCTTGCCGCTCTTCTTTCAATATTTATTACGATCGGTATTGTTTTCGTCCTGACGATAGAGACCTATGAGTTTTTTAAGGTCGTCTCCTTAACGGACTTCCTGACCGACACAGAATGGACCCCGCTCTTTTCCGAACAACATTTCGGTATCCTTCCGCTCATTACAGGAACATTCTTAATCACCCTGATTGCCATGTGCGTTTCGATGCCGATAGGCTTGATCAGCGCGATCTACCTGAGTGAATATGCCTCGGGGCGGGTACGGGCAACGATCAAGCCCTTTCTGGAAATCCTTTCCGCCGTTCCTACGGTGGTCTATGGTTACTTCGCGCTGCTTTTTGTGACGCCCCTTCTCCAGAAGCTAATCCCCGATCTTTCCGGTTTCAATGCCCTCAGCCCCGGTATCGTCATGGGAATCATGATCGTCCCGATTATCTCCTCACTTAGTGAGGATGCCATGCATGCCGTTCCGATGAGACTGCGGGAAGGGGGCTACGCACTTGGCTCGACCCGGCTTCAAGTTGCACTGAGTATTGTATTGCCCGCCGCGCTTTCCGGCGTGCTGTCTTCATTTATTCTGGGGCTTTCGCGAGCGGTCGGGGAAACGATGATCGTCGCCATCGCGGCCGGGCTTCAACCGAGATTGACGATGAATCCTCTTGTCCCGATTGAAACCGTGACGGCCTATATCGTCCAGGTCAGCATGGGAGACACACCAACGGGAACCATTGCGTATATGACAATATTTTCTGCCGGGATGACCCTTTTTATAATGACCTTTGTCCTGAACGTTATCAGCTATTTGCTCAAGAAAAAGTTCAGGGAGGTTTACGATTAAATTATGATTGCGCTTAGACGTCGTTATCGTATTTATGAAAAAATATTTTCCGCCACGGGACTCATCATCACCCTCCTCGCCGTTGCCGTTCTGCTGACCTTGATCGTTGACGTTTTTATGGATGGCGCTTCAAGGCTCGACTGGAATTTCCTGACAAGCTATCCCTCGCGCAGGCCGGGAAAGGCCGGGATTCTCTCTGCCTGGGTCGGAACAGTATGGGTAATGGTTTTGACGGGGATCATTGCCTTTCCGATTGGGGTTGCGGCGGCCACCTATCTTGAAGAATATGCAAAAAAAAACTGGTTGAGCGACCTGATCGAAATTAACATTGCCAACCTGGCCGGGGTCCCCTCCATTATTTACGGCCTGCTCGGCCTGGTCATTTTTGTCCGCTGGATGGACCTGGAGCGGAGCGTCCTTGCAGGGGCCATGACCCTGGCCATGCTCGTCCTCCCCATCATTATCCTCTCCGCCAGGGAGGCCCTACGGACGATTCCCTTTACCGTTAGAGAGGCCTCTTATGCGCTGGGCGCGAGTAAATGGCAGACCATCCGGAACCAGGTCCTTCCAGCCGCCATGCCGGGCATCCTCACCGGAACCATCCTGGCCATGTCCAGGGCCATTGGAGAGACCGCGCCGCTGATTATTATCGGCGCCCTGACCTATGTCGCCTTTCTTCCGACAAGCCCCATTTCGCTGGAGGCTCCTTACTTCAGTTTAGAAGGACTCTCCGATCCCTTCTCCGTTCTTCCGATTCAGATCTTCAATTGGGTCTCTCGCCCTCAAAAAGGCTTTTCAGTGAATGCCGCGGCTGCGATTCTGGTCCTGCTCTTCATCACCTTCGCCATGAATGGGATCGCCGTTTACTTAAGATATCGCTTTCAGAAGAAACTAAGGTGGTAAAACATGGATCAATCCTTTGAAGTTAAAAAACTGAATGTCTTTTACGGGGATAAACACGCGGTAAGAGATGTCTCGATCACCGTACCGGAAAAAGGGGTCACCGCTGTGATCGGGCCATCCGGCTGTGGAAAGAGTACCTTCCTGCGGTGCTTGAACCGGATGAATGACCTATTGCCGAATTTCCGGATGGAGGGACAGATTATTTATGATGGACGGGATATCTATTCCAAAGAGATCGATGTCATCGATATCAGAAGGCGCATCGGCATGGTCTTTCAAAAACCGAATCCTTTCCCAAAAAGTATTTACGAAAATATTGCCTACGGCCTGAGGATACAAGGCATCAAGAGCAAAGAAATCACAGACAATATTGTCGAGTCGAGTTTAAGAAAGGCGGCCATCTGGGACGAAGTGAAAGATCGGCTTACTCATTCCGCCCTCTCTTTGTCTGGTGGGCAACAACAGCGTATCTGCATCGCCAGGGCATTGGCGGTCGAACCGAAAGTGCTGCTCCTTGATGAACCCACCTCGGCCATTGACCCGATCGGAACCGGACGGATTGAAGAGCTCTTGCGTGAATTAAAAAAAAGTTATACCATCATCATTGTGACCCATAATATGCAGCAGGCCGCACGGGTCTCAGAAATGACGGCCTATTTCCTGACGGGAGAACTCATCGAATTTGATCAGACCACGACGATCTTTACGAATCCGAGAGATCAAAGGACGGAGGACTATATCACCGGACGTTTCGGTTAGTCATTCAGCTCACCCATCTTTTTCTCCATGGCGGCGTTGCTGCGGTGCTCAAATCCTCACGTAGAAAACTACGTTGCGGTTCTGCGTTCTTCGCGCCTTGCCCTGAAGAAAAATCTAGGCAATCTGAACGACTAACCGTTACATTTTTGTTTAAAATTAGAATCTCAGAGGAGAAAAGACAGGATGACCCGCCATCTCGAAGAAGAACTGACCCTGCTTAAAGAAAAAATTTTGAGGATGGGGGCTCTAGTTGAATCACAGATTACGGATTCTATCAAGGCGCTTATTGGACCGGATCTCAAGCTCGCCGAACAGACCATTCAGAATGACCACCTGGTCAATGCCATGGATGTCGAAATCGACGAAGAATGTATTCGGATCCTGGCCCTCTATCAACCGGCCGCGCGGGATCTTCGATTCGTCACGACGGCCATGAAGATCACCACGGATCTGGAGCGAATGAGCGACCTCTCCGAAGATATCTGTGAGCGGGCCATTGAACTTGCCCAGGAGCCCCCGCTGAAACCCTATTTCGACATTCCCAGAATGGCGAAAAAGGCCCGAAAAATGGTCCATGGTGCACTGGACGCCTTTGTCAACATGGATTCCGCGCTCGCCCGCAATGTTTGCGGCCAGGACGAGGTGATTGATAATCTCACTGATCAGATCTTCCGTGAACTCCTTTCTTACATGGTTGAAGACCCGAAGACAATCACCCGTGCCATTCGAATCAGCTTTATCGCCAAATATATCGAGCGAATCGGCGACCATGCCACCAATGTTGCCGAGATGGTCGTTTATCTGGTCGAGGGAAAGATCATCCGACATACAAAGATAGAACCCACAGAAGTCTAGACCCAAGGCGGGGTTCTTCAACTGTTACGTGGCGCTGTGTTTTTGGCCTTTTCTTGACCCGCTTGATGGTTCTGTGTGGTGAGCGGCATAACGATCTAAAAGGTTACGGATCATCTTTTGATACTGCGTGTTGTGGTTCTTTGCTTCTTGCTTGAAGAATTCGATGCTCGATTTACTCAAGCCAATGGTCACCCTTACCGTGTCTTCTTTAAAGACCTGCTTCGCTCAAGTCGTCTGAAAGATAAGTCCAGAGATCTTTTTGGCGATCAAGGCGTACTCTTCTGTATGGTGAGGAACCAAAAAGACTGATAACACCGTATGTCTGGCGAATTGGCGGTTTACTCCCTTATTTCATTTCTTTGAATGAAACCATCATAATAGCCCTGACTGCTCCTCCTTCGTTTTTATCCCATGAGAATCTTTTCCCGTGATAGCAAAAACCCTGACCCTCATATTTTTCATCTTGTTAGCTCCCTTCCCTACCCTTGCCGACGCCTCGTTAGAACACACACTCGCCGTAATAGATTCTGATACCCCTGTTTCCGATGACCACTTTACAGTTGCGAGCTTCAGGGCTTTATTGGTAAACCTTTCGCTTACTTACGGTGAGAAAAAACGCGACATTTCCAATAAGAGCGTGGCTGCCCAAGATCAACTCATTGAGAGAGGGATCAAAGAAAAGATCCTGACGATCATGGAGGGGATGGATCGCATCGTCACAGATCGAGTGGCAAGGCACACCTACTCCGCTATTCTCTCAGCGTACATCGCATTGAGGATACAAGGTCAATCACACCCGAGTGCGATTGATGGAATCGTATTGCTCCTGAACGACATGGAGGAATTAGAAGGAAATGAATGAGATGCGGATACCTCAAGACCATGACCTTCCATTTCTTTTTGGCTTCGTGGGGGTGGTCTGAAGCAACTATGCCATACCTCCTCAAACCCGAAGAGCATCCCTTTTTTTCATTGTCATGTTAGAATATTCTGTCAGGATTTCTTCGGTTCTGTAAGGAGTCGTATTATTGAAGAGACGCTTTTGCATAGGAGTGCGATGAGCATCGATTTTAAAACTGAAGGGCAGATAAATGCTTTCCCCGCTATTTAATCGCTCTGTTTCACGTTGGGCACGTTATGGTTTCTCCCTGACTGTTCTGGCGAGCCTTACCGCAATGCTGGCGGGACTCGGCAGTCGGTGGGGATGGTGGCATTTTGGCGCGCCCCGGGGGTCAACGACATGGTTTCGTGTGGGCAGTTCTCGGGCTTTTGACGAGCCTCGCTGTCGTCGGGATCCCCTGGAACTGGTTGCAGACAGCACGGCGTGTTCCGCCGATCCATGACATCTCCACCGATACCGAGAACCCGCCACCCTTTGTTGCGATTTTGCCCTTGCGCAGGGACGCCCCCAATTCCGCTGAGTATGGC is a genomic window containing:
- the tsaD gene encoding tRNA (adenosine(37)-N6)-threonylcarbamoyltransferase complex transferase subunit TsaD, coding for MFTLIILGIETSCDETAVSVLEEGHIIRANLISSQIDLHKKYGGVVPELASRRHIEVVDPLIQEALIQSGCTLREIDAIAVTVGPGLIGALMVGVSIAKSLSYALGIPLLPIHHLEGHISAAFIEHRDVVFPSVALIVSGGHTNLYYMAQKGDYRLLGHTVDDAAGEALDKGARLLGYGYPGGPIIDRLARKGNPERFHFPVPYRSTKHFNFSFSGIKTALSQRFSGMIRESEGDLSLIQDIAAGYQESVVGSLVEKTISAVEKKKARSIILGGGVAANSLLRRRISEEAARMGVAAYIPSPLYCTDNGVMIAKAGVSHYERKNFASMDLSPMTNFEFSL
- the pstC gene encoding phosphate ABC transporter permease subunit PstC; this translates as MLFLAALLSIFITIGIVFVLTIETYEFFKVVSLTDFLTDTEWTPLFSEQHFGILPLITGTFLITLIAMCVSMPIGLISAIYLSEYASGRVRATIKPFLEILSAVPTVVYGYFALLFVTPLLQKLIPDLSGFNALSPGIVMGIMIVPIISSLSEDAMHAVPMRLREGGYALGSTRLQVALSIVLPAALSGVLSSFILGLSRAVGETMIVAIAAGLQPRLTMNPLVPIETVTAYIVQVSMGDTPTGTIAYMTIFSAGMTLFIMTFVLNVISYLLKKKFREVYD
- the phoU gene encoding phosphate signaling complex protein PhoU; the protein is MTRHLEEELTLLKEKILRMGALVESQITDSIKALIGPDLKLAEQTIQNDHLVNAMDVEIDEECIRILALYQPAARDLRFVTTAMKITTDLERMSDLSEDICERAIELAQEPPLKPYFDIPRMAKKARKMVHGALDAFVNMDSALARNVCGQDEVIDNLTDQIFRELLSYMVEDPKTITRAIRISFIAKYIERIGDHATNVAEMVVYLVEGKIIRHTKIEPTEV
- the pstA gene encoding phosphate ABC transporter permease PstA; its protein translation is MIALRRRYRIYEKIFSATGLIITLLAVAVLLTLIVDVFMDGASRLDWNFLTSYPSRRPGKAGILSAWVGTVWVMVLTGIIAFPIGVAAATYLEEYAKKNWLSDLIEINIANLAGVPSIIYGLLGLVIFVRWMDLERSVLAGAMTLAMLVLPIIILSAREALRTIPFTVREASYALGASKWQTIRNQVLPAAMPGILTGTILAMSRAIGETAPLIIIGALTYVAFLPTSPISLEAPYFSLEGLSDPFSVLPIQIFNWVSRPQKGFSVNAAAAILVLLFITFAMNGIAVYLRYRFQKKLRW
- a CDS encoding PstS family phosphate ABC transporter substrate-binding protein — encoded protein: MKHILKHLLVAFILFILLPNQGWAKRALVKIDGSSTVFPITEAVAEDFQVQNRKIRVTIGVSGTGGGFKKFCSGEVDIANASRPIKPSEVKLCAGNKVEYIELPVAYDGIAIVVNPKNPWVDFLTVNELKKIWEPKAKHKVTRWNHVRPHWPEKEIHLYGPGIDSGTFDYFTEAIVGESGASRGDFTASEDDNVLVQGISTDLNALGFFGVAYYEYNKERLKLVPIDDGKDENGKGPILPTYNNILEGNYQPLARPIFIYVRSKSADRPEIQKFIEFYMTQGADLSKEVGYIALPNRAYELAHKRFKERMTGSIFGGKGAQIGVKVEDLLEKEGK
- a CDS encoding phosphate ABC transporter ATP-binding protein, yielding MDQSFEVKKLNVFYGDKHAVRDVSITVPEKGVTAVIGPSGCGKSTFLRCLNRMNDLLPNFRMEGQIIYDGRDIYSKEIDVIDIRRRIGMVFQKPNPFPKSIYENIAYGLRIQGIKSKEITDNIVESSLRKAAIWDEVKDRLTHSALSLSGGQQQRICIARALAVEPKVLLLDEPTSAIDPIGTGRIEELLRELKKSYTIIIVTHNMQQAARVSEMTAYFLTGELIEFDQTTTIFTNPRDQRTEDYITGRFG